In Collimonas arenae, a single genomic region encodes these proteins:
- the uraH gene encoding hydroxyisourate hydrolase, translated as MGNAVGKLSTHVLDITQGKPGAGVKIALYSVSAAGRSLLKSAVTNQDGRVDAPLLQGEEMQVGQYELVFSAGDYFASQGIDLPTPRFVDRVTLAFGIAHADQNYHVPLVVSPWSYSTYRGS; from the coding sequence ATGGGAAACGCCGTTGGGAAATTAAGCACGCACGTTTTGGATATTACCCAGGGCAAGCCGGGCGCAGGTGTCAAAATTGCATTGTATTCAGTCAGCGCCGCCGGTCGCAGTCTGTTGAAGAGCGCAGTGACCAACCAGGATGGCCGGGTTGACGCGCCTTTGCTGCAAGGTGAAGAGATGCAGGTCGGACAATATGAGCTGGTATTTTCGGCTGGCGATTATTTCGCTTCGCAAGGAATTGACCTGCCCACCCCGCGTTTTGTTGATCGCGTCACGCTGGCTTTTGGCATTGCCCATGCCGACCAGAACTATCATGTGCCGCTGGTGGTATCACCTTGGTCGTATTCCACCTATCGTGGCAGCTAA